From the Homo sapiens chromosome 1, GRCh38.p14 Primary Assembly genome, one window contains:
- the OR2T11 gene encoding olfactory receptor 2T11, whose protein sequence is MTNTSSSDFTLLGLLVNSEAAGIVFTVILAVFLGAVTANLVMIFLIQVDSRLHTPMYFLLSQLSIMDTLFICTTVPKLLADMVSKEKIISFVACGIQIFLYLTMIGSEFFLLGLMAYDCYVAVCNPLRYPVLMNRKKCLLLAAGAWFGGSLDGFLLTPITMNVPYCGSRSINHFFCEIPAVLKLACADTSLYETLMYICCVLMLLIPISIISTSYSLILLTIHRMPSAEGRKKAFTTCSSHLTVVSIFYGAAFYTYVLPQSFHTPEQDKVVSAFYTIVTPMLNPLIYSLRNKDVIGAFKKVFACCSSAQKVATSDA, encoded by the coding sequence ATGACGAACACATCATCCTCTGACTTCACCCTCCTGGGGCTTCTGGTGAACAGTGAGGCTGCCGGGATTGTATTTACAGTGATCCTTGCTGTTTTCTTGGGGGCCGTGACTGCAAATTTGGTCATGATATTCTTGATTCAGGTGGACTCTCgcctccacacccccatgtactttCTGCTCAGTCAGCTGTCCATCATGGACACCCTTTTCATCTGTACCACTGTCCCAAAACTCCTGGCAGACATGGTTTCTAAAGAGAAGATCATTTCCTTTGTGGCCTGTGGCATCCAGATCTTCCTCTACCTGACCATGATTGGTTCTGAGTTCTTCCTCCTGGGCCTCATGGCCTATGACTGCTACGTGGCTGTCTGTAACCCTCTGAGATACCCAGTCCTGATGAACCGCAAGAAGTGTCTTTTGCTGGCTGCTGGTGCCTGGTTTGGGGGCTCCCTCGATGGCTTTCTGCTCACTCCCATCACCATGAATGTCCCTTACTGTGGCTCCCGAAGTATCAACCATTTTTTCTGTGAGATCCCAGCAGTTCTGAAACTGGCCTGTGCAGACACGTCCTTGTATGAAACTCTGATGTACATCTGCTGTGTCCTCATGTTGCTCATCCCCATCTCTATCATCTCCACTTCCTACTCCCTCATCTTGTTAACCATCCACCGCATGCCCTCTGCTGAAGGTCGCAAAAAGGCCTTCACCACTTGTTCCTCCCACTTGACTGTAGTTAGCATCTTCTATGGGGCTGCCTTCTACACATACGTGCTGCCCCAGTCCTTCCACACCCCCGAGCAGGACAAAGTAGTGTCAGCCTTCTATACCATTGTCACGCCCATGCTTAATCCTCTCATCTACAGCCTCAGAAACAAGGACGTCATAGGGGCATTTAAAAAGGTATTTGCATGTTGCTCATCTGCTCAGAAAGTAGCAACAAGTGATGCTTAG